Proteins encoded by one window of Agrobacterium vitis:
- a CDS encoding ANTAR domain-containing response regulator yields MKRPERPLLANWHAIILHRPHPSVDALQRQLELLHIRVTIAWPQLDESHAGADIVFFDADMGHDGQFPWPAGFAPMPMIALIGSETPGRIEWALSQGSNAHLLKPVGSTGAYSALLIAAHAYQAARSQADDIRSLENRVRQRPVVVHAVLELLRQGACTEAEAWRRLRMVAMDWGMTIEDAAEAICRNDRHIGEFPIPKSN; encoded by the coding sequence ATGAAGCGGCCCGAACGTCCCCTGCTTGCCAATTGGCATGCGATCATCCTGCATCGCCCGCATCCTTCCGTCGATGCGCTGCAACGCCAGCTCGAACTCCTGCATATCCGGGTGACGATTGCCTGGCCGCAACTGGACGAGAGCCATGCCGGGGCCGACATCGTGTTTTTCGATGCCGATATGGGTCATGACGGTCAGTTTCCCTGGCCAGCCGGATTTGCGCCGATGCCGATGATCGCACTGATCGGCTCGGAAACCCCTGGGCGGATCGAGTGGGCGCTGTCGCAAGGCTCCAATGCCCATCTCCTAAAACCGGTCGGCTCCACCGGTGCCTATAGCGCCTTGTTGATCGCCGCCCATGCCTATCAGGCAGCCCGCAGCCAGGCCGATGACATCCGCAGCCTGGAAAACCGGGTCCGGCAGCGACCGGTCGTGGTGCATGCCGTGCTGGAATTGCTGCGGCAGGGCGCCTGCACCGAGGCCGAGGCCTGGCGCAGATTGCGCATGGTGGCGATGGACTGGGGCATGACAATCGAGGATGCCGCCGAGGCCATCTGCCGCAATGACCGGCATATCGGCGAGTTTCCCATCCCGAAATCCAACTGA
- a CDS encoding transporter substrate-binding protein — protein sequence MTRMTVPISILFSTTGPYAALGREAVDGAMAAIAQINADTAFAVQIEAKLADPGGNAERYGLMAEAATRDDGCKHIIGAITSWSRKEILPVVERSGALLWYAFPYEGYEASDSALYLGACPNQHLLPLFAHILPRFGRRPFIVGSNYIWGWEVSRIARELTEASGGQVVADRYMPLGSTQVDHLIAEIRQKRPDFILSNLVGQSAAAFLAAYDALRREDPDFAPEHCPVTACNLCETDLAVLEPSARIGHITTSVYFQGLESAENQEFKAGIARRHGQDRRLTTPFVSAYTAVMVLAQAIADVGSDMPEAVRHAATNRLFRTPLGPLKIDPRTQHAALRPHIALSDQDGSFTLFQSAAAPIEADPYLVRSQPKRMEDTPPAPKPQTSPSLKVIK from the coding sequence ATGACAAGGATGACCGTTCCGATTTCGATCCTGTTCTCGACCACCGGGCCTTATGCGGCACTTGGCCGGGAAGCCGTGGATGGGGCGATGGCGGCCATTGCGCAGATCAATGCCGATACGGCATTTGCTGTTCAAATCGAGGCGAAACTGGCCGATCCCGGCGGCAATGCCGAGCGCTATGGATTGATGGCGGAAGCGGCCACCCGCGATGATGGCTGCAAACATATCATCGGCGCCATCACCTCCTGGAGCCGCAAGGAAATCCTGCCGGTGGTCGAACGCTCCGGCGCCCTGCTCTGGTATGCCTTTCCTTATGAAGGCTATGAGGCCAGCGACAGCGCGCTTTATCTGGGTGCCTGTCCCAACCAGCACCTTCTGCCGTTGTTTGCGCATATCCTGCCACGGTTCGGGCGGCGGCCTTTCATTGTCGGGTCCAATTATATCTGGGGGTGGGAAGTCAGCCGGATCGCCCGGGAACTCACCGAGGCCAGCGGCGGCCAGGTCGTCGCGGACCGTTATATGCCGCTCGGCTCGACCCAGGTCGATCACCTGATTGCCGAAATTCGCCAGAAACGACCCGATTTCATCCTGAGCAATCTCGTCGGCCAATCGGCAGCCGCCTTTCTAGCCGCCTATGACGCCCTGCGGCGCGAAGACCCAGATTTTGCCCCGGAACACTGTCCTGTCACCGCCTGCAATCTCTGCGAAACGGATCTCGCCGTTCTGGAGCCATCCGCCCGGATTGGCCATATCACCACCTCTGTCTATTTCCAGGGACTGGAGAGCGCGGAAAATCAGGAGTTCAAGGCAGGAATCGCACGGCGTCACGGTCAGGACCGCCGCCTGACCACGCCTTTCGTTTCTGCCTATACCGCTGTGATGGTTCTGGCGCAGGCCATTGCCGATGTGGGCAGCGACATGCCGGAGGCCGTGCGCCATGCCGCCACGAACCGGCTATTTCGCACCCCGCTTGGGCCATTGAAAATCGACCCCCGCACCCAGCACGCCGCGCTTCGTCCGCATATCGCACTTTCGGACCAGGATGGTTCCTTCACGCTGTTTCAGAGTGCAGCGGCACCCATTGAGGCTGATCCCTATCTGGTGCGCAGCCAACCAAAGCGAATGGAAGACACTCCACCCGCCCCTAAACCCCAGACGTCACCATCGCTGAAGGTGATCAAATGA